One Borreliella chilensis DNA window includes the following coding sequences:
- a CDS encoding exodeoxyribonuclease III: MKIISWNVNGIRAVLKKGFLDFVKEYIPDILCIQEIKALREQLPKDLILENYYSYFSKSKIKGYSGVCIYSKVKPIAVNLLGEEVFDNEGRGLIAYYDNFVLINGYFPNSQALRRRLAYKLDFLSYVENLIGSLVNSGKNVVICGDFNIAHTEIDLINPSSNRDSPGYYIEETTWLDSFLNKGYVDTFRIFNKEPGYYTWWSYRTKARERNMGWRIDYFVVNELFKRNVEKSLILDKVMGSDHCPVFLELSDLVK; the protein is encoded by the coding sequence ATGAAAATAATTTCATGGAATGTAAATGGAATTAGAGCTGTTTTAAAGAAAGGTTTTCTTGATTTTGTAAAAGAATATATTCCAGATATTTTATGTATTCAAGAAATTAAAGCTTTAAGAGAGCAGTTGCCAAAGGATCTAATTCTTGAAAATTATTATTCTTATTTTTCAAAGTCAAAAATTAAGGGTTACAGCGGTGTTTGCATTTACTCCAAGGTTAAGCCTATTGCTGTAAATTTACTTGGGGAAGAGGTTTTTGATAATGAAGGTAGAGGTCTTATAGCATACTATGATAATTTTGTATTGATTAACGGCTATTTTCCCAATTCTCAAGCTTTAAGAAGAAGACTTGCTTATAAGCTTGATTTTTTATCTTATGTTGAGAATCTTATAGGTTCTCTTGTAAACAGTGGTAAAAATGTAGTGATTTGTGGTGATTTTAATATTGCTCATACTGAGATTGATCTTATTAATCCCAGTTCTAATAGGGATTCTCCCGGGTATTACATTGAAGAAACCACTTGGCTAGATAGTTTTTTGAATAAAGGATATGTGGACACATTTAGAATATTTAATAAGGAACCTGGTTATTATACTTGGTGGAGCTATAGAACAAAAGCTAGGGAAAGAAATATGGGTTGGAGAATTGATTATTTTGTTGTTAATGAACTTTTTAAGAGGAATGTTGAAAAATCTTTAATTTTAGACAAAGTAATGGGCAGCGATCATTGTCCTGTTTTTTTAGAGTTGTCTGATTTAGTTAAATAA
- a CDS encoding peptidase M16 translates to MYYQRIKNYCKFTRFFLFFLFSCVSNELKLDKNLLKGKLSNGLRYYIYKNQTPKSAVNMGIVFNVGSLNEEDNERGIAHYLEHMAFNGTKDYPGNSIIDVLKKFGMQFGADINAATSFDFTYYRLDLSDGNNKDEIDESINILRNWAFQISFMKEEIDRERNIIIEEKKLGETYPRRIYEKMYKFLSSRSIYEFRNPIGLEEQILSFQPEDFKKFYKNWYRPELASVIVVGDIDPREIEEKIKKQFVFWKNPTDKVKELKIGLDIEFKDKFLLLEDLEVGEPGLMFFKKEIVNFVQTKDNVLNGLKRSLLTALFKNRFSELKTAGIKHFKNISNKDFFSFKSDDNTIVARSIALNFNPDYLNEGIEDFFYELERIRKFGFTHGEFEKVRSQFFKSLELRKKNISKTNSWAIFQDLIEIAVNDTNKVDMNEYCDLFVQYLEKIDLKTINNLVEREFDLKNCAVFYSYSGRLHPTLAFEDINNLQKIALKREFKPYENSSIEAKFFKKSLDNKDIIRENEFENGILSFVLENGVEVYFKYNDQKKDLIDFSATSWGGLMDEDLRLIPVLSFAPGVVSGSGYGDYSALQIERYLSDKAVSLSVGVGAQESYIVGSSGKKNLETLFQLIYFTFKEPKIDDVFLQDAINNIKALIKSNENSSNYHFKRAIKKFLNNNDPRFVDTKDSDLEYFTKENILSFYKKRFTYANNFKFVFVGDSDIHTIKAYSKKYLGNLNFKKVSEYKDLDYSYSKNFNRIVVRKGKNSTSFAYVIYPFKFNYLAETSLNLNALADLLTDGLIKNIREKMSSVYSIQTFFDSNLRKNVDSDGILSIFFTTDPKELDNVLKSINSYMIERQKIDFNDKDFSYVKKNYIKNTEINSEKNSYWISNILSSISWYGVFKNNFGVKFIEANLSKDLINEVFKKINLDERVEIVLIPE, encoded by the coding sequence ATGTATTATCAAAGAATTAAAAATTATTGTAAATTTACAAGGTTTTTTTTATTTTTTTTGTTTTCCTGTGTTTCTAATGAGTTAAAATTAGATAAAAATTTGTTAAAGGGAAAACTTAGTAACGGGCTAAGGTATTATATTTATAAAAATCAAACTCCAAAGAGTGCTGTTAATATGGGAATTGTTTTTAATGTAGGTTCTCTTAATGAAGAAGATAATGAGAGGGGAATAGCTCATTATCTTGAGCATATGGCATTTAATGGCACAAAAGATTATCCCGGGAATTCTATTATTGATGTTCTTAAAAAATTTGGTATGCAATTTGGTGCTGATATTAATGCTGCTACTAGCTTTGATTTTACTTATTATAGACTTGATTTGTCAGATGGTAATAATAAAGATGAAATTGATGAATCTATAAATATTTTAAGAAACTGGGCTTTTCAAATCAGTTTTATGAAAGAAGAAATAGATCGGGAGCGAAATATTATTATTGAGGAAAAAAAGCTTGGCGAGACTTATCCTAGAAGAATTTATGAAAAAATGTATAAGTTTTTGTCAAGTAGGAGTATTTATGAGTTTAGAAATCCTATTGGACTTGAAGAGCAGATTTTGTCTTTTCAGCCAGAAGATTTCAAAAAATTTTATAAAAATTGGTATAGACCAGAACTTGCAAGTGTTATTGTGGTAGGGGATATTGATCCTAGAGAAATTGAAGAGAAAATAAAAAAACAATTTGTTTTTTGGAAAAATCCAACTGATAAAGTTAAAGAGTTAAAAATAGGTTTAGATATAGAGTTTAAAGATAAGTTTTTACTTTTAGAAGATTTAGAAGTAGGAGAGCCCGGTTTAATGTTCTTTAAAAAGGAAATTGTTAACTTTGTTCAGACTAAAGATAATGTTTTAAATGGTCTTAAAAGGTCCTTATTGACTGCTCTTTTTAAAAATAGATTTTCTGAGTTAAAGACTGCTGGTATAAAGCATTTTAAGAATATTTCAAATAAAGATTTTTTTTCATTTAAATCAGATGACAATACTATTGTTGCAAGATCAATTGCTTTAAACTTTAATCCAGATTATTTAAACGAAGGAATAGAAGATTTTTTTTATGAGCTTGAGAGAATAAGAAAATTTGGATTTACTCATGGTGAGTTTGAAAAAGTTAGATCTCAATTTTTTAAATCTTTAGAATTAAGAAAAAAAAATATAAGTAAAACAAATTCATGGGCTATTTTCCAAGATTTAATAGAAATTGCTGTTAATGATACTAATAAAGTCGATATGAATGAGTATTGCGATCTTTTTGTGCAATATTTGGAAAAGATTGATTTAAAGACAATAAATAATCTTGTTGAAAGAGAGTTTGATTTAAAAAATTGTGCAGTTTTTTATTCTTATTCTGGGAGATTGCATCCTACTTTGGCTTTTGAAGATATTAACAATCTTCAAAAGATAGCTTTAAAAAGAGAGTTTAAGCCTTATGAGAATTCTTCAATTGAAGCTAAGTTTTTTAAGAAGTCTTTAGATAATAAAGATATTATTAGAGAAAATGAGTTTGAGAATGGAATTTTATCATTTGTTCTTGAAAATGGGGTTGAAGTTTATTTTAAATATAATGATCAAAAAAAAGATTTAATTGATTTTAGTGCAACTTCTTGGGGCGGGTTAATGGATGAAGATTTAAGACTTATTCCTGTTTTATCTTTTGCACCTGGTGTGGTATCTGGTTCGGGGTATGGTGATTATTCTGCATTGCAGATTGAAAGATATTTATCAGATAAAGCTGTTTCTTTAAGTGTTGGTGTTGGAGCTCAAGAATCATATATTGTTGGAAGTTCAGGCAAAAAAAACCTTGAAACCCTTTTTCAGCTTATATATTTTACTTTTAAGGAACCTAAAATAGATGATGTTTTTTTGCAAGATGCTATTAATAATATAAAAGCGTTAATAAAGAGTAACGAAAATAGTTCTAATTATCATTTTAAAAGAGCTATTAAGAAATTTTTAAACAATAATGATCCTAGATTTGTAGATACAAAAGATAGTGATTTAGAGTATTTTACAAAAGAAAATATTTTATCTTTTTATAAGAAAAGGTTTACTTATGCAAATAATTTTAAGTTTGTCTTTGTTGGAGACTCAGATATTCATACAATAAAAGCTTATTCTAAGAAATATTTAGGTAATCTTAACTTTAAAAAAGTAAGCGAGTATAAAGATTTGGATTATTCTTACAGTAAAAATTTTAATAGGATAGTTGTAAGAAAAGGGAAAAATTCAACTAGCTTTGCTTATGTAATTTATCCTTTTAAATTTAATTATTTAGCAGAGACCTCATTAAACTTAAATGCTTTGGCAGATCTTTTAACAGATGGTCTTATAAAAAATATTAGAGAAAAAATGTCTAGTGTTTATTCGATTCAAACTTTTTTTGATTCTAATTTAAGGAAAAATGTAGATTCTGATGGTATTTTGTCTATTTTTTTCACTACTGATCCTAAGGAGCTGGATAATGTTTTAAAATCTATTAATAGTTATATGATAGAAAGACAAAAAATAGATTTTAATGATAAAGATTTTTCTTATGTTAAGAAAAATTATATTAAAAACACGGAGATAAATTCAGAGAAGAATAGTTACTGGATTTCAAATATATTGTCATCAATATCTTGGTATGGAGTATTTAAAAATAATTTTGGCGTTAAGTTTATAGAGGCAAATTTAAGCAAAGACTTGATAAATGAAGTTTTTAAAAAAATTAATCTTGATGAAAGAGTAGAAATAGTATTAATACCCGAATAG
- a CDS encoding tetratricopeptide repeat domain protein, which translates to MKNFFLLQITLILLSNSSLLFGQSQIKEKEDSLLLYKEGKFKEAILNTLEEIRLNPNNLDARAILIWSLIAIGEYKRAEKEAIIGLSIKKYDIRIIQALGEAYFFQKNYENALKYFQEYISLDSKGARIIKVYNLIADSFYELKRYNEADFAYEYTLRFAPNNQNLLIKLAKSRINAKNKILAEEALIKLLTISPNNLEAKNLLEELKKSNNKP; encoded by the coding sequence ATGAAAAATTTTTTTCTATTACAAATAACTTTAATTCTACTATCCAATTCAAGCTTATTATTCGGGCAATCACAGATTAAAGAAAAAGAAGATTCTCTTCTTCTCTATAAAGAAGGAAAATTTAAAGAAGCTATTTTAAATACATTAGAAGAAATTCGATTAAATCCCAACAACCTGGATGCTAGGGCAATATTAATATGGAGCTTAATAGCTATAGGAGAATACAAAAGGGCCGAAAAAGAGGCTATTATAGGCCTTAGTATTAAAAAATATGACATAAGAATTATTCAAGCACTAGGAGAAGCTTATTTTTTCCAAAAAAATTATGAGAATGCATTAAAATACTTTCAAGAATATATTAGCCTTGATTCTAAAGGAGCAAGAATAATAAAAGTTTATAATTTAATTGCAGATTCTTTCTATGAGTTAAAAAGATATAATGAAGCAGATTTTGCATATGAATACACATTAAGATTTGCTCCTAATAACCAAAATCTATTAATAAAATTAGCAAAATCAAGAATAAATGCAAAAAATAAAATACTAGCAGAAGAGGCGCTAATCAAACTTCTTACAATCTCTCCTAATAACCTAGAAGCAAAAAATTTGCTGGAAGAATTAAAAAAAAGCAACAATAAACCTTGA